TACCAGGAGAATTTAAAACAGTTATTCCTTTTTTAGCAGCAAGCCCACTACGCGGACGAACTTGAGCTTCATATCCAACAGGAAGCGCAATAAATAAACCTGTTTTAATAATAGCTCTTTCTAAAGGTTTTAAAATAATAGCAGCATCTATATTGGCACGCAAATCCATACCAGCTGAACCTTCAGTTTCATATGTTGGAGTTTGGTGTTTTGATTTGTTTATGATTTGTACATTCATGTTCTTTTGATTTTCAGTTTTCAAATATAATAACCTTTAAGTTTAGAGAGTCGATTATAGATTTCTTAATTTTGTACTACAAACAAATACTACTTATGAGCAATCAAACTAGAATAGCCGTTTTAGGAGGTGGAAGTTGGGCAACAGCTATTGTTAAAATGTTATCAGAAAATTTAGAAACTATTGGTTGGTATATGCGTAGCATATATGCTATTGAACATATTAAACGTAACAAACATAATCCTAGTTATTTAAGTTCAGCAGAGTTACATCCTGAACAGTTAGATTTGTCTGAGAATATAAATTATATTGTTGAAAATTATGACGTGTTAATTTTTGCCGTTCCTTCTGCTTTTTTGAACGGAGAATTAGAAAAACTTACTGCTTCCTTAGAGAATAAAGTTATTTTTTCAGCCATTAAAGGAATTGTACCAGAATCAGGATTAATTGTTGGTGAACATTTTCATGAAAAATACAATATACCATATGAAAATATTGGGGTAATATCTGGACCATGTCATGCAGAAGAAGTAGCAATGGAACGCTTATCGTATTTAACACTTGCTTGTCAAGATGAAGAAAAAGCTAAAAAACTTAGTGAAGCTATTGCAGGACGCTATATTAAAACTAAAATATCTGATGATATTATTGGTACTGAATATGCAGCGATGTTAAAAAATATTTATGCTATAGCAGCAGGAATTGCTCATGGTTTAGGCTATGGAGACAATTTTCAAGCGGTATTAATGAGTAATGGTATTAGAGAAATGAAACGCTTTATTAAAAAGATTCATAAAATGAAGCGTAATATCAACAATTCAGCATACCTAGGTGATTTGTTAGTTACTGGATATTCTACATTTAGTAGAAATAGAATGTTTGGAAACATGATAGGAAAAGGCTACACTGTAAAATCTGCAATGTTAGAAATGAGTATGGTTGCTGAAGGATACTATGCTACAAAAAGTGCATATAAAATCAATCAAAAAAACAAAGCTAAAACTCCAATAATCGACGCTGTTTATAACGTTTTGTATGACAAAAAAGAAGCGAAAGATGAGTTTTTAAAGTTAACAAATAGATTAGATTAGTTGTTTGCATTTGTACAAATAATCCTTCTTAATAAAAATTAAGAAGCCCCATCAATCGCTTCTATAATTGAGTTGTGTATAGGTCTTGTAACAAGATACAATAAAAACAAATTTAGTTTAAAAATCTGATTAACAAAGTTTTTAATTAAATATATTACAAATTAAATATATAGTATAAATTCACTATTAATTGTATTTTTGTTACTTTTAGTTTAAAACTAAACAAACATGAAAA
The nucleotide sequence above comes from Tenacibaculum singaporense. Encoded proteins:
- the dut gene encoding dUTP diphosphatase encodes the protein MNVQIINKSKHQTPTYETEGSAGMDLRANIDAAIILKPLERAIIKTGLFIALPVGYEAQVRPRSGLAAKKGITVLNSPGTVDADYRGEIGVILVNLSNEDFVINDGERIAQLVIAKHERVNWQEVAILDETERGAGGFGSTGV
- a CDS encoding NAD(P)H-dependent glycerol-3-phosphate dehydrogenase produces the protein MSNQTRIAVLGGGSWATAIVKMLSENLETIGWYMRSIYAIEHIKRNKHNPSYLSSAELHPEQLDLSENINYIVENYDVLIFAVPSAFLNGELEKLTASLENKVIFSAIKGIVPESGLIVGEHFHEKYNIPYENIGVISGPCHAEEVAMERLSYLTLACQDEEKAKKLSEAIAGRYIKTKISDDIIGTEYAAMLKNIYAIAAGIAHGLGYGDNFQAVLMSNGIREMKRFIKKIHKMKRNINNSAYLGDLLVTGYSTFSRNRMFGNMIGKGYTVKSAMLEMSMVAEGYYATKSAYKINQKNKAKTPIIDAVYNVLYDKKEAKDEFLKLTNRLD